The DNA sequence gatattttttgtttactgcattgatctacatatgtggagctgaaaattttgttttgtaatttttagatttttctaagaATTACTACATAATTATCAAATTTTCAGCcaatcaattttacactaaaaagcataggcaagcatctccagcaaaaaaaatatatattaaaatttgtgatattttttgtttactgcatggatctacatatgtggagctgaacaaaatttgttttgtaatttttagatttttctatgaattactacgcatttatcaattttcaaccgatttaaagaataaaaaataaattaataggACAAACACTTTGCACTTAGGCTCCTGTACTTTCCTTATTCTCCACGTGCTCTCATATGTACAGGAGATTTTGCATTGGAAGCCTAGAAAAGCTCtattcttttttctctcttccaCCGTTGAAGCCACGCGCCGATTGCGCGGACCGGACCGATTCCGGATGTGGATAGAATGATGGtgacagactgaaattttcacaattatatGTTAGGGATAGATGTGCACATAGCGTATTTCTGATCTAGGCAAAAATAATGGCTATCCACATTTTTTATCGATAATATATTCACATTAACCTTTGAAAATAAAGAAATGGTCAACGAATTACCTAGAGGAATGTTCTCGCCACATCAACTGGCATGTGTGCTTGATGTACACAAAGCCACCACAAGGACCCTCTCTGTCCACTTCACAAAAAAAAGGACCCTCTCTGTCCCACATCACTGGCGATTTTGAGTTACTGGTGATGTACAGATCTGATGTAGTGAAAAGAATGTAGTTCCTAGTAAGTTTAGGACAGATTAGCAAAGAAGACAAAAAATCTTACTACTCTACATTAAGCTTCGCAACTTTAACTGCATTCACCACTTATCGAGAAGTTGGAGCAAGAAGTTTAGCTGTTTccaataataatataataaatgttattttatagttcacccaaaaaccaaaaagttttcaagattccccgttatATCGAATAttacagcacatgcataaagcattaaatatagacgaaaacaaaaaaaactaattatacagtttgtctgtaaatcgcgagacaaatcttttgatcctagttaatctatgattggacaatatttatcacaaacaaacgaaagtactacagtaacgaaatccaaaaagatttcacatctaaacaaggcctacatcaACCATTAGAGCACGATGTCAAGTAGAAATAAATGAGTATGTTGACCAGTGGAAACTTTGAGGAAATAAATACATAGGTGTGATGAGTGGTGAGAACCTAGAAGTTGATTTATTTACATACAAATTTTCAGCCTCAAAATCTATTCTTTCAGGGACATAAGGAGTATCAATTGAGAATTTTTTTATTACTATTTCCAAGAGTGGTAAATGTGCAAAAGGCAATTACTTGATGATTCGATGCGAAACATGTTGTTTCGATTTGTGTACTGTCTACTGTGTTCGAGGTGCTTCAAAtgtactactccctccgtccccgaaagcttcaactcctagaatccgtgccagtcaaacttttctaactttgaccaactttatagaaaaaaagtatcaatatctatgacataaaataagtatcttacgaaaatatattctataataaatttaatggtattaatttggtactataaatcttaatatttttttctataaatttagtcaaagttgtaaaagtttgacttaggacaactttagaaattgcagctttcagggacggagggagtagtttatTACTACGGGGTGTTTAGTTCTCTTCTTTTGCCAAAACTTTTACTGTTTTATCCCATTGTTTAGCAAAATGGATCTAAACAGCATGGGCAAAAAAAAACTTGGGTTGCAGAACTTTTGGCATTTAGGACCCAAGTGGCCCAAAACTGGACAAAAAACGTTGTAGGAGTGCATGCTATGTCTGCATGGCTAAAGTTTTGCCATACAGTTAAACACCTAGATGTAAATCTTCTCGGCCGTAATTACTGGCTCATTCTACACTGAAATGATGGTTTTGTTATTTATCCACTGCAGTCATTTTAACTTTACATCGTGAAAAAAGAAACAACTTTGTATTGTACTCCCTATATACttgtaaagaaagtcgttttggacatcAAACGttaggaatataaatcatgaataacttttaagtttttGAGTTTTAAAATGTGAAAAACTATATGAATAAATTCGATTAAAAATACttttaaaaaatatacatataccattttttgataaatatttttataaaaacaaagagCCAAAGTTAGGCTATGTAGACGTATTGTCATTCATTGCCACTGaattgcccccccccccccccccacttcATGGCCACGCTACGCCGCCACTGGTCGTTGAGGCGATGTCCGGTCGCCAGTCATCACGGCGGTGATGCTTTGCATGCAGTCGTGGGGCACGGGCTCTAGTTGCCACAGGGCACAGGCTCTGGTCATAGGCACAACAGTCCCATGTGTGTGTGGTAACTGGTAAGCGGCTGATAAGTAGGCACCACAATTAACGGAAGGTAATTGCGCAACAAGCTCCATCCAATCCATCTTTTACCTTTTTTTATTTATCCTGTCAACCAAAATGGAGAACAAACATCTAGAGACATCTTCGTCCCCTCCACTAATAAACATAGAAACATTCGACCAAACGCAGAACAAGCATCTAGGCACACATCTTCATCCCCGCAACGACCAAACATAGAACCCAAACGCCCCAAACATACAACAGAGACGTCTTCATCCCACAAAAGTGAAATGGTTCTATCACATCTCTCCTTGTTcccaaaccaaacaaaaaagtGGTACTATATCATGTTGGATCGCTACCATCTGACGGCAAAAGTCAGGGGAATCAAAGTTTACAAGAACGGAAACAGATTGCCTTCAAACTAAATATGTTACAGGCTAATAAGTACAGTCCAACTAGCTGGCAATTAATATAGCAGTAGCTATTATAAGAGTCAGAAACTTCATCAGGCTCCCTAAGCCATAGATACCTACAGATACATAAAAAAGGTACCGAATGACTTGCACAACATAACCACAGCACATCGATCTGAACCCACTGTGATGCATAGATAGCCCTACTACAGCCCAACAGCATAAATAAACAGATGTCAAGTTAGAAGCACTGAAACTATATCCAAAGCTTGCGCATCAGGTTAGCCTCTTCAGCCGCAGCCCAGCCAAGACGTCTTTAAACTTACTTTCCGCACCGTTGCACAGATCCTCGTACCTGCTAACCGCTGTCTTGAGACTAGCGACCTCCGCATCTATTTTTTCCTTCTCCTTGGCAATCTTCTGGCTTTCCTGGCGAATGCGCCCAAGTTCTTGCTCGAGCTCAGCTGCAGCTATATCTTTTTCATCAAGCAGTGCACCAACTCGGGAGGATGAAGCAGTCTTCTCCACAAACTTCGAATCCAGCTTGCCCATTTCTCCATGATAACTGGTGAGCTGAGATTTTATCTTGACCATTTCGGTCATGGCGCTCTGCAAAAATTGCACACTAAATCCATTTGCCTCTAGATAGGAGATTGTCCTGAGATTGTCCTCGAACCATTCCATGCTGTTGTCTATGCTTGCTTCCAATGTAATCTTCACTAAGTCCGCGAATGACAACGTCAGACCTAATGCTATTCCTTCACGCAGTAATGCGGGATGCTCTTGGAGTGGAAGGAAATGCGGTTGTTGAGGAAGCTCCTTAAACACATGCATTGCTTCAACTAGATGCCACATAGGTAAGTTCTTGACGAACAAAGCCTGGTGATTAGATACTTGAGAGAGAGGCTGTGGTGAAGGCAACAAGCTCTCAAAAGCAGAGCAGCTCCTCAATGGAGAGCTGTCGATAACGCACTGTGAACTCCCATCATTCTGTAAAACTTTTCCACGGGATTGTTGAGCCGGACAATCAAGAGATACGATGCCTGTTTCCATAACATGGTCGCTTTCAGCTAATTTGGTACCAGCATGGTCTGAGCACATGTCACCATTTCCCTTTGGTTCAACAAAGCTGTTGGTCGTACCAATTGGCTCTTCATCAAATTGAGTATCATGTATATTAGTACCTGCACACAGAAATCCAGTCATTAAGCATTGGTCTACAACTATCATGTATGTATGCCTTCAACTAAGTAGCAAACTTTGCATAATTTGACCATGGGTAGATTTTCCACAGCTCATACCTTTCCCATTATCCATTGATTTAAAGCCAGGAGGCACCAACGGGAACAGGTCCTGATTCGATAATTCAGTTATGTTCTGTGCATCCTCCAAAGTTCTATCAAGCTTCTCTTGCGTACCAGAATTCAGACACTCAAACTACATGCAAAATAGTACAAGGGTGAGAAGGTGATGGCTAATATAAGTATTAGTTTGAAAAAGAATGTTCTTACTGCTAAGGGACATTCTTCCATTGGCTCTGCCACTTCCTTGCTTCCTCTCTGCTGGACAGTCCTAGTCACATCCAATGAGTTATTTGGACTGCACAGTTCTTTGGATCCTCTCCTTTTAGCCACTGCAGATTGTACGGCAACTGTATTAGATTTTAATTACCACCTATAAAGATGATTGTGTTCCACAGAAAACGCTTACATTTCTTACAGGCAAGAACCTTTGTACTTGAACCCCTTTTTGTCCCTATTGACACCTAATATAGATTGACAAACAGAACAGAACAAGAACACATGAATATGAATACAGAAAGGACGTTTTAAAAGCCAATCATAAGTCTGTACCGGTCTATCTGGAGACAAAATAGTCCGGCCAGTCCCAGAGACACCCAAAGCTAAAACAATGTCTGGAGATAAATTCATGTTTCCCTTCAGCTGAATCTGCACAAGCAAAAAACTCAAATTAACAGAAATAATAAATTGTATGCAGGCATCCTTAGTCCAGCTACAAAACATAATGAATGGGACTAAAATTATTAGAGGGACCGACCTTTCCCTGAAGTTCTTCAATAGGGTGTGTTTTCACAGCTTTAATGCTCGATATACATTTCTTCAGCCTAAGTGATTTGACAAGGTTCTCCTGTTTGCGGTTGACAGCACTATTTCTGCGCGCTAAAGCCATTTTCTTTCTTAGTTCAGTAATGGAAAGCGTATCATGGCCATCAGCACTTCTTCCAGAGGCAGGTCCATTAAGCTCACCATCAGTAACAACCATATCAGACAGGATATCTTGATTGTCCACTGGTGCTGAATGTCCTGGAGAAGCACAAAGGAGTCCATTCATTGGTACCGAATTAAATATCCCATGTGAACCTCGAGGACTGTTCTTTTCAGAGACAAAAGAATTCGGTGAATGAGTGCTTTCTGGTGACTTGCACAGAGCAGACAAAGGAATGTCCATCTCAGAGACTGAAGCATGTTCAGAACCTTCAGTTAATGTGTTCTTTTCTAGACTGTGTTCTTCATTACCGGATGACACCTCAACTGGTGACCTTGGACTTTTACCAGAAACAGACCGCCGCCTCGAGTTAGCCTGCCTCTGCACAAGGAAATATTTAGAACAGATCATGCAATTTGAATGGTAAGATGTTTTACTGCTATATGCTAAAATTTCAAAGAGATACCATTCTTTAGCGATGTGCTATAATGCTATATACATATTGCATGCCAATGGTTAAAACAAAATTCTTAAACTCGCAAGACAGCTGACAGCCAATACACTTAAACATCATAGATATCTATTGATGATCAATAATACTATCTCCATTTTTATAGGGCATGTTAAGTTCTAAAAAGTTAGACTTCAGAACTCCTGCCTAACAATTAGGCAATTAGCCAAAGTATATCCATGTTGAGTGTGCAAAAGTTGTATCACTGTATTCGTAACCAACATATGTTTAGATA is a window from the Sorghum bicolor cultivar BTx623 chromosome 5, Sorghum_bicolor_NCBIv3, whole genome shotgun sequence genome containing:
- the LOC8058610 gene encoding uncharacterized protein LOC8058610 isoform X1 — protein: MAAAASGSTPPPRRRGRPRGSKSKSGRGRGRSRSLRWSKPTKTHRRSRSPRGRGSPDGAHSARHAVDHPVPLPPGTAVEVRVDDDGFHGSWFEATVLDFAPARGYRSPARYTVSYVHLLADDDEGVLAEPFAPSHIRPRPPPTDPPRFQTHDIVEAFHNEGWWSGIVVSAPDSDSAAAGVTVAFPITREVIEFAPGLVRPRRDYVDGDWIPSTVAMVVRPKRAVKVYEVGDKVEVVRHRKAYGESWFPATVRVVVDDLSYVVEYFDLEEEGEGGPEKATEYLHWRFIRPAVEHSPRESEFQLRPGAAVEAYCDGAWSPGVVRRVLGEGEYEIGIVVAKKSEMLVTKVVPLLKPQYKWNGKQWRIATPKRQANSRRRSVSGKSPRSPVEVSSGNEEHSLEKNTLTEGSEHASVSEMDIPLSALCKSPESTHSPNSFVSEKNSPRGSHGIFNSVPMNGLLCASPGHSAPVDNQDILSDMVVTDGELNGPASGRSADGHDTLSITELRKKMALARRNSAVNRKQENLVKSLRLKKCISSIKAVKTHPIEELQGKIQLKGNMNLSPDIVLALGVSGTGRTILSPDRPVSIGTKRGSSTKVLACKKLAKRRGSKELCSPNNSLDVTRTVQQRGSKEVAEPMEECPLAFECLNSGTQEKLDRTLEDAQNITELSNQDLFPLVPPGFKSMDNGKGTNIHDTQFDEEPIGTTNSFVEPKGNGDMCSDHAGTKLAESDHVMETGIVSLDCPAQQSRGKVLQNDGSSQCVIDSSPLRSCSAFESLLPSPQPLSQVSNHQALFVKNLPMWHLVEAMHVFKELPQQPHFLPLQEHPALLREGIALGLTLSFADLVKITLEASIDNSMEWFEDNLRTISYLEANGFSVQFLQSAMTEMVKIKSQLTSYHGEMGKLDSKFVEKTASSSRVGALLDEKDIAAAELEQELGRIRQESQKIAKEKEKIDAEVASLKTAVSRYEDLCNGAESKFKDVLAGLRLKRLT
- the LOC8058610 gene encoding DUF724 domain-containing protein 6 isoform X2; translated protein: MAAAASGSTPPPRRRGRPRGSKSKSGRGRGRSRSLRWSKPTKTHRRSRSPRGRGSPDGAHSARHAVDHPVPLPPGTAVEVRVDDDGFHGSWFEATVLDFAPARGYRSPARYTVSYVHLLADDDEGVLAEPFAPSHIRPRPPPTDPPRFQTHDIVEAFHNEGWWSGIVVSAPDSDSAAAGVTVAFPITREVIEFAPGLVRPRRDYVDGDWIPSTVAMVVRPKRAVKVYEVGDKVEVVRHRKAYGESWFPATVRVVVDDLSYVVEYFDLEEEGEGGPEKATEYLHWRFIRPAVEHSPRESEFQLRPGAAVEAYCDGAWSPGVVRRVLGEGEYEIGIVVAKKSEMLVTKVVPLLKPQYKWNGKQWRIATPKANSRRRSVSGKSPRSPVEVSSGNEEHSLEKNTLTEGSEHASVSEMDIPLSALCKSPESTHSPNSFVSEKNSPRGSHGIFNSVPMNGLLCASPGHSAPVDNQDILSDMVVTDGELNGPASGRSADGHDTLSITELRKKMALARRNSAVNRKQENLVKSLRLKKCISSIKAVKTHPIEELQGKIQLKGNMNLSPDIVLALGVSGTGRTILSPDRPVSIGTKRGSSTKVLACKKLAKRRGSKELCSPNNSLDVTRTVQQRGSKEVAEPMEECPLAFECLNSGTQEKLDRTLEDAQNITELSNQDLFPLVPPGFKSMDNGKGTNIHDTQFDEEPIGTTNSFVEPKGNGDMCSDHAGTKLAESDHVMETGIVSLDCPAQQSRGKVLQNDGSSQCVIDSSPLRSCSAFESLLPSPQPLSQVSNHQALFVKNLPMWHLVEAMHVFKELPQQPHFLPLQEHPALLREGIALGLTLSFADLVKITLEASIDNSMEWFEDNLRTISYLEANGFSVQFLQSAMTEMVKIKSQLTSYHGEMGKLDSKFVEKTASSSRVGALLDEKDIAAAELEQELGRIRQESQKIAKEKEKIDAEVASLKTAVSRYEDLCNGAESKFKDVLAGLRLKRLT